Proteins encoded in a region of the Planococcus citri chromosome 1, ihPlaCitr1.1, whole genome shotgun sequence genome:
- the LOC135833023 gene encoding transmembrane protein 181, translated as MSACCHNFRNLLLQMGSDGDDLCSQFSRYISPAYHHDKCERCVQMRLYSMNKGEITFVYFIFIILWLLALIIGLSGPPIEYTSYRNISESTTSAIFGQNGLEHGGPFNLTTPPLTRYNKQLWLFAILHTENVDDEVYAENMLLSVSAIGLRSSQDDQSIHGENQNDTSAIFQKYTFKNRTRHVQCNKRICDPIMVAHLGFIKFVRYRFYVKFHHLESFHRKYTIKQVTFVFRSYTPEYTQIEMSFRIIYVIMTFFATLWFGNSLRKYAISDWAYEQKWLMILLPLLLFYDGPTYSMTTLCDHWLIGLIESVSQITFLAGTTLFNLCIYHAFRQNERRFIPFYLEKVVIVFVLWALSVTIAYYQKVYEYLDYSFSFKLDSVVYQTITKWWVLFVVFYMIYLLLSMLKAYTDLRTMPFFDKRLRFATTNVAVLGTIWYGTWSLDYGITGILEDRYTADIKDKQSHSTSVTFMALYASLNFYVYLMVYVYSPAQKSIFENVVMKDNPTFSMINDSDEDDITTTILPSEARTVTDKLSLYASEDDEEGDSLCPLNRANAQNRTDESD; from the exons ATGTCGGCATGTTGTCATAATTTTAGGAATCTGTTATTGCAGATGGGAAGCGACGGAGATGATTTGTGTAGTCAATTTAGTCGATATATATCACCAGCGTATCACCACGATAAATGCGAAAG GTGCGTACAAATGAGACTGTATTCTATGAATAAGGGCGAGATTACATTTGTATATTTTATATTCATTATACTGTGGTTACTTGCCTTAATAATCGGATTATCGG GTCCTCCAATCGAATACACTAGTTATAGAAATATCTCAGAATCAACCACTTCGGCTATATTTGGTCAAAATGGGCTTGAACATGGAGGGCCATTCAACTTGACTACACCACCTTTGACGAGATATAACAAACAATTATGGTTATTCGCTATTTTACATACAGAAAATGTAGATG ATGAAGTATATGCTGAGAATATGTTATTGAGTGTTTCCGCGATTGGATTACGTTCGTCGCAAGACGATCAAAGTATTCAtggtgaaaatcaaaatgatacTTCAGCTATATtccaaaaatatactttcaaGAATAG AACGAGGCACGTGCAATGCAATAAACGTATCTGCGATCCTATCATGGTAGCTCATTTGGGTTTTATTAAATTCGTCCGGTATAGATTCTATGTCAAGTTTCATCATTTGGAAAGTTTTCATAGAAAGTATACAATTAAACAAGTCACATTCGTG TTTAGAAGTTACACTCCTGAATATACCCAGATTGAGATGTCATTTCGAATTATTTATGTGATTATGACGTTCTTTGCTACA TTATGGTTCGGAAATTCTTTGCGAAAATATGCAATTAGCGATTGGGCCTACGAGCAAAAATGGCTGATGATATTATTacctttattattattttacgaTG GTCCCACATACTCCATGACTACGCTTTGTGATCACTGGCTGATCGGTTTAATTGAAAGTGTTTCTCAAATAACATTTTTAGCTGGAACAACTCTATTTAATTTATGTATCTATCACGCTTTTAGACAG AATGAAAGACGTTTTATACCATTTTACTTGGAAAAAGTTGTGATTGTTTTCGTATTATGGGCGCTCTCCGTGACGATTGCTTACTATCAAAAAGTTTACGAATATTTGGATTACAGCTTTAGTTTCAAGTTGGATTCAGTTGTTTATCAG ACGATTACGAAATGGTGGGTTTTGTTCGTGGTATTCTACATGATTTATCTTCTCCTATCTATGCTGAAAGCCTACACCGATCTCCGAACTATGCCATTTTtcg ATAAACGTCTCAGATTCGCAACCACGAACGTAGCAGTTTTAGGAACGATTTGGTATGGTACTTGGAGCCTAGATTACGGAATTACTGGTATCCTCGAAGATCGATATACAGCCGATATAAAAGACAAACAATCACATTCTACATCTGTGACATTCATGGCATTATACGCTTCGCTCAATTTTTACGTTTATCTAATGGTGTACGTTTACTCTCCCGcacaaaaatcaatatttg AAAACGTCGTAATGAAAGACAATCCGACGTTTTCGATGATTAACGATTCTGACGAAGATGATATTACAACGACGATTCTACCTTCTGAAGCGAGAACAGTTACCGACAAACTATCTTTATACGCGTCCGAAGATGACGAAGAAGGGGATAGTCTTTGTCCGCTGAACAGAGCCAATGCACAGAATCGAACCGATGAAAGtgattga
- the nesd gene encoding protein nessun dorma codes for MDSEVYKFNKTYEERLDNLNTILLDTEDTSSVPQISRIWSNYLELSIEPVGWKALWYMSRRCCNELKVTFPAIVVVTVDYIDFNELTANVTVVEVEDVEESNKIPAKVNDVPLKELYITLNQDYEGPDFSITAECLDSYRFFFNHLWWPWDDEDSATENWIELHFLFRLKLFYDMLNGNMHYVSAKTIKFLIEKGKEVYNSIEDIQNELDGVHDPESLEDSRVVKLIELTEELYSIKKKLLHWENPDLRKSLNADIQKKHHTKGIAVVVPECSMFEFAQYADQAAKLCSETELYKRTTNTLREALLYYIQGDTIFVAPSSQSVSGNEHLGHNVTIRGFGPKNMPKITDARSHWCLFESIGDNIVMNDLTIEVQSSRTAIAVKGTTFLDSIFFKNTNTSSMSAITVHSKGTLVASKCNFEGFNVAILCMKGATLHLMDCTFQNNDVCLKIENGCEMVVENCDLSETNSVPIQFRDDSASNKCTTSMEFFNSVEGIALNSIKVADTQKVVQVL; via the exons ATGGATTCCGAGGTGtataaattcaataaaacttACGAAGAGCGACTGGATAATTTGAATACCATTCTTCTCGATACCGAAGATACCTCATCTGTTCCTCAGATATCAAGAATATGGTCAAATTATTTGGAATTATCCATCGAGCCCGTTGGTTGGAAAGCATTGTGGTATATGTCTAGAAGGTGTTGTAATGAACTAAAAGTAACATTTCCTGCCATCGTTGTAGTCACG GTCGATTACATAGATTTTAACGAATTGACCGCAAACGTTACCGTCGTAGAAGTTGAAGATGTCGAAGAATCGAATAAAATACCGGCTAAAGTGAATGACGTGCCTTTGAAAGAGTTATACATTACCCTTAATCAAGATTACGAAGGTCCTGATTTCAGTATCACCGCTGAGTGTTTGGATAGCTACAG atttttttttaaccactTATGGTGGCCATGGGACGATGAAGATAGTGCTACGGAGAACTGGATAGAGTTACATTTCCTGTTCAGATTAAAATT attttatgaTATGCTGAACGGGAATATGCATTACGTGAGCGCAAAaactatcaaatttttgatagaaaaaggTAAAGAAGTGTACAACAGCATAGAAGATATACAAAACGAGCTTGATGGCGTTCACGATCCGGAATCATTAGAGGATTCTCGCgttgtaaaattgattgagCTAACCGAAGAATTATATTCTATCAAGAAAAAGCTACTACATTGGGAAAATCCTGATTTGAG GAAATCCTTGAAcgcagacattcaaaaaaagcaccacacaaaaGGAATCGCTGTAGTGGTACCAGAATGTTCTATGTTTGAGTTCGCCCAGTACGCCGATCAAGCTGCGAAGCTGTGTTCTGAAACAGAATTATACAA acgaACTACAAACACGTTGAGAGAAGCATTACTCTATTACATTCAAGGTGATACGATTTTTGTCGCGCCCAGTTCACAATCAGTCTCTGGAAACGAACACCTTGGTCATAACGTTACCATCAGAGGTTTTGGTCCGAAGAACATGCCAAAAATTACCGATGCTCGTTCGCATTGGTGTCTTTTTGAAAGCATCGGAGATAACATCGTTATGAATGATCTTACAATCGAAGTACAATCTTCCAGAACTGCTATAGCTGTCAAAGGGACCACGTTTTTagattcgatatttttcaaaaatacgaatacgagttCCATGAGCGCAATTACTGTTCACTCGAAGGGTACTCTGGTTGCTTCTAAATGTAACTTCGAAGGTTTCAACGTCGCTATTTTATGCATGAAAGGAGCAACGTTACATCTTATGGATTGTACTTTTCAGAATAATGATGTTTGCCTCAAG attgaAAACGGCTGTGAAATGGTGGTGGAGAATTGCGATTTGAGTGAAACTAATAGCGTTCCGATACAATTCAGAGATGATTCTGCGTCTAACAAATGCACCACTTCTATGGAGTTTTTCAACAG TGTGGAAGGTATCGCTTTAAATTCCATTAAAGTTGCCGATACACAAAAAGTGGTTCAAGTTttgtaa